Proteins found in one Sphingobacteriales bacterium genomic segment:
- a CDS encoding AAA family ATPase produces MYGSLANADEVLLLVEQVLRYNEQAEQNGLLKSCVCIWGKHGTGKTELVQYIAQKNGLQCCYVAAAQLEEMGDWLGMPFIDDRKRTHFAPPQWVPQTAGGILLLDDFNRAEERIIRGLMQLLLQQQLMSWKLPPRWTVICTANPDNGDYAVSRLDDALLTRLLHISLRWDTASWVRWALRNGIDTRCIAFVQLQPNLMQAGERTTPRTLTQFFSHLSHIPDWEQQKFLVALIAQACLDDNTAAAFMGFLEEDLQRLVSPQQLLSCINFEQEIAPLLSEQGQRIDKWAALIQHLYLYIHEQPQHILTPQALNNLYALLTHSALPADLRYVLMRQLAGIPHSGLQQLLAKPELHRFLLMV; encoded by the coding sequence ATGTACGGAAGCCTCGCTAATGCCGATGAAGTGCTGCTTTTGGTAGAGCAGGTGCTGCGCTACAACGAACAAGCCGAACAAAATGGTCTATTGAAATCGTGTGTGTGCATTTGGGGCAAGCATGGAACCGGAAAAACGGAATTAGTGCAGTATATCGCTCAAAAAAACGGTTTGCAATGTTGCTATGTGGCGGCGGCGCAATTGGAAGAAATGGGCGACTGGCTCGGTATGCCCTTTATTGACGACAGAAAACGCACGCACTTTGCGCCGCCGCAGTGGGTGCCGCAAACAGCAGGTGGCATTCTGCTCCTCGACGATTTTAACCGCGCCGAAGAGCGCATCATTCGCGGATTGATGCAACTGCTCCTGCAACAGCAACTGATGAGTTGGAAACTACCGCCGCGGTGGACTGTCATCTGCACCGCCAACCCCGACAACGGCGACTACGCCGTGAGCCGCTTAGATGATGCCCTCCTCACACGGCTGCTCCATATTTCCTTGCGCTGGGACACCGCCTCGTGGGTGCGCTGGGCACTACGAAACGGCATCGATACTCGTTGCATTGCTTTTGTACAGTTGCAGCCCAATTTGATGCAGGCGGGCGAGCGCACTACACCACGCACACTCACACAATTTTTTTCACATTTGAGCCATATCCCTGATTGGGAACAACAAAAATTTTTGGTAGCCCTAATAGCGCAAGCCTGCTTAGACGACAATACGGCAGCAGCTTTTATGGGATTTCTGGAAGAAGACCTCCAACGCCTCGTATCGCCTCAGCAATTATTGAGTTGTATCAATTTTGAGCAGGAAATAGCACCGCTTTTGTCGGAGCAAGGGCAACGCATTGATAAATGGGCAGCCCTAATACAACACCTTTATTTGTATATACACGAACAGCCGCAGCATATTTTAACGCCACAAGCCCTGAATAATTTGTATGCACTGCTCACACACTCCGCTTTGCCCGCCGATTTGCGCTATGTGCTGATGCGGCAATTAGCGGGTATTCCGCATAGCGGCTTGCAACAATTACTGGCAAAACCCGAATTGCACCGTTTTTTATTGATGGTATAA
- a CDS encoding arsenite methyltransferase — MQNNEEIKEMVKQKYSEIALQDQAVNAASCCGSGACSTEVYNIMNDEYEHLDGYHAAADLKLGCGLPTEFAKIRKGDTVVDLGSGAGNDCFVARHETGENGKVIGIDFTEAMIEKARANAEKLGYNNVEFRYGDIEKIPVSANVADVVVSNCVMNLVPDKPKAFGEVYRILKNGGHFSISDIVLTGELPANIKNAAEMYAGCVASAIAKDDYLQIIQNTGFKNITLQKEKLIVVPDDILKNYLNDEEIAIYHSNKNIIYSITVYAEKQSSCCQPDCC, encoded by the coding sequence ATGCAAAATAACGAAGAAATCAAAGAGATGGTAAAGCAAAAATACAGCGAAATTGCTTTACAAGACCAAGCCGTCAATGCTGCTTCCTGCTGTGGCAGCGGAGCTTGCAGCACCGAAGTATATAATATTATGAACGATGAATATGAGCATTTGGACGGCTACCATGCAGCTGCCGATTTAAAATTGGGTTGCGGTTTGCCCACCGAATTTGCAAAAATCAGAAAGGGCGATACAGTGGTGGATTTGGGCAGCGGTGCAGGAAACGACTGCTTTGTGGCACGCCACGAAACCGGCGAAAACGGCAAAGTAATAGGCATCGATTTTACGGAGGCGATGATAGAAAAGGCACGAGCCAACGCCGAAAAATTGGGCTACAACAATGTGGAATTTAGGTATGGCGATATTGAAAAAATTCCGGTTAGTGCCAATGTAGCCGATGTGGTGGTAAGTAATTGTGTGATGAACTTAGTGCCCGACAAGCCCAAAGCCTTTGGCGAAGTGTATCGTATTCTGAAAAACGGCGGACATTTCAGTATTTCGGATATTGTGCTTACCGGCGAGTTGCCTGCAAATATCAAAAATGCCGCCGAAATGTATGCAGGTTGCGTAGCCAGTGCCATCGCCAAAGACGATTACCTGCAAATTATACAAAATACCGGATTTAAAAACATCACCCTTCAAAAAGAAAAATTGATTGTAGTACCCGATGATATTCTGAAAAATTATCTCAATGATGAAGAAATCGCCATTTATCATTCCAACAAAAATATCATTTACAGCATCACTGTTTATGCCGAAAAACAATCAAGTTGCTGCCAACCCGATTGCTGTTAA
- a CDS encoding trypsin-like peptidase domain-containing protein: MTTAELRKTIFLLLLCFVSAIGGVLVYRFLEYKAQVVVLRNEVPLDYSFAALVPDAQLPYTLADFTKAAERATAFVVHISVGRRNPYNFGNTDFEPLPATAPYNNNNTNTDKIATGSGVIIKSNGLILTNNHVIEQGDVIQVTLQNKQTYTASLIGTDPDTDLALIQINAANLPYANFGNSDLLRVGEWVLAVGNPFNLNSTVTAGIVCAKGRSLGLIEGETAIESFIQTDAAVNQGSSGGALVNLRGELVGVNTAIATSHGQYSGFSFAIPANLTQKIINDLRYYGNVQRAVLGASVQNIDENMRQQLLLKNTRGVYVAGVSRGSAAESAKLQQGDVIIEINGFVVNSTADYQEKIANFRPGEIVSLTVWRKGKEYFTDIMLRNTNQGEGLLTDNRIEMENLLGAKLEEMPTNELNRLGLRHGIRLIRLNAGLLQNNTTMRSNFIINRINNESVKSVEDFFNQLAQLHSGDAVILEGVYPGTPKLVRYGFTWKR, from the coding sequence ATGACTACCGCCGAATTGAGAAAAACCATATTCTTATTGCTGTTGTGCTTTGTAAGCGCAATAGGTGGGGTATTGGTGTATCGCTTTTTGGAGTATAAAGCACAAGTAGTCGTACTACGCAACGAGGTGCCGCTGGATTACAGCTTTGCCGCTTTGGTTCCCGATGCACAATTACCCTATACCTTAGCTGATTTTACCAAAGCCGCCGAGCGTGCCACGGCATTTGTGGTACACATCAGCGTAGGCAGACGCAATCCTTACAATTTCGGCAATACCGACTTTGAGCCACTGCCCGCTACCGCACCTTACAACAACAATAATACAAATACCGACAAAATCGCCACCGGCTCCGGTGTCATCATCAAGTCCAACGGCTTAATTTTGACCAATAACCACGTTATAGAGCAGGGTGATGTAATTCAGGTGACATTACAAAACAAACAAACCTATACGGCATCTTTGATTGGCACTGACCCCGATACCGATTTGGCACTTATACAAATAAATGCCGCCAACCTGCCGTATGCCAATTTTGGCAATTCCGACCTTTTGCGGGTGGGCGAGTGGGTATTGGCGGTGGGCAATCCGTTTAATCTCAACTCTACCGTCACTGCCGGTATTGTTTGTGCCAAGGGACGAAGTTTGGGATTGATTGAAGGCGAAACCGCAATAGAATCCTTTATCCAAACCGATGCCGCTGTCAATCAGGGCAGCAGTGGCGGTGCATTGGTAAATTTGCGCGGCGAATTGGTGGGCGTAAATACCGCAATTGCCACTTCGCACGGGCAATATTCGGGTTTCTCTTTTGCTATTCCTGCCAACCTTACCCAAAAAATCATCAACGACCTGCGCTACTACGGCAATGTGCAAAGGGCGGTATTAGGCGCAAGCGTACAAAATATAGACGAAAATATGCGCCAGCAATTACTGTTGAAAAATACACGCGGCGTATATGTAGCGGGTGTATCGCGGGGGAGTGCTGCCGAAAGTGCAAAATTACAACAAGGCGATGTTATTATAGAAATCAACGGTTTTGTAGTCAATTCTACGGCAGATTATCAGGAAAAAATAGCCAATTTCCGACCGGGAGAAATTGTATCTTTGACGGTATGGCGGAAAGGAAAAGAATATTTTACCGATATTATGCTGCGCAATACCAATCAGGGCGAAGGCTTGCTTACTGATAATCGTATTGAAATGGAGAATTTATTGGGTGCAAAATTGGAGGAAATGCCGACCAATGAACTCAATCGTTTGGGATTGCGACATGGTATTCGTTTAATTCGTCTGAATGCAGGGCTTTTGCAAAATAATACCACGATGCGCTCCAATTTTATCATTAACCGCATCAATAATGAATCGGTGAAATCAGTAGAAGACTTTTTCAATCAGTTGGCACAGTTGCATTCGGGCGATGCGGTTATTTTGGAAGGTGTGTATCCGGGTACGCCCAAATTAGTGCGCTACGGCTTCACTTGGAAACGTTAA
- a CDS encoding PKD domain-containing protein, producing the protein MYVGGGTSSSDFPVIDGFDEVQNGNVDGFVAHISNDGGAVLNSTFLGTTQFDQVYFVELDNAGFVYVYGISRGNYPVSEGVYSNANGRQFIQKLGSQLNNSVFSTVFGAGTNTNSNISPSAFLVDKCGKIYISGWGGAVNSTGGNTQGLPITPDAYQSNTDGSDFCFMVLEPNAASLNYATFFGSPMAAEHVDGGTSRFDKEGVIYQAVCAACGGNNFPTTPGVWSPENGSPNCNMGAIKFAFEPNLVTADFIVPETGCAPETLTFENTSTEAVGYFWDFGNGITSTDTNPTVTYEAEGTYLVTLIASNPDACNLNDTITKTVTLIGGNADAYFSDGNFCYGDDVYTAFTPNTPGGTWSSEGINIDPVTGYFTIDGLEPGNYYVTYTVGQGDCATSFTQKVKIFPLPDPAFTTSMNVYCSNDTEIGISAVSLGGQYNVAVNGQPYYNTQENSVVISGMPLNQYANTITIEHIVFGDFACVQYATQNVTVYNAPEIYVGIGDCIDDGSGNIPVTFNLSGFTTQSTGTITVMNNSGVFVQLSAANPSATINMLGDGMVHTVTVSDSESGCLSQFTFGLPYCDPCDAEAGTMPASIQYICDGGTAQSAVIVGTPVLEEDDALMYIIHSTADASAGTIFASNSTGVFTASDVPSRNTIYYISAVAGNAIGNGMVDLNDNCTQIAAGTPVVFLEPIVIYHSIECLNDLGEFQVFAGITGGLPEYLWWQAQDGYYIIEGDYNDDASISYAEQFFGKYFP; encoded by the coding sequence GTGTATGTAGGCGGCGGTACAAGCAGTAGCGATTTTCCCGTAATTGATGGTTTTGATGAAGTACAAAACGGTAATGTAGATGGTTTTGTAGCGCACATATCCAATGATGGCGGTGCGGTATTAAACAGCACTTTTTTGGGTACTACTCAATTTGACCAAGTTTATTTTGTAGAATTGGATAATGCGGGATTTGTATATGTATATGGCATTTCTCGCGGCAACTATCCGGTATCGGAAGGCGTATATTCCAATGCCAATGGCAGACAGTTTATTCAAAAACTCGGTTCGCAATTAAATAATTCAGTGTTCTCTACGGTATTCGGAGCCGGTACTAACACCAACTCCAATATTTCGCCTTCGGCGTTTTTAGTGGATAAATGCGGAAAAATTTATATATCCGGCTGGGGCGGTGCCGTAAACTCTACGGGCGGCAATACGCAAGGCTTGCCTATTACGCCTGATGCTTATCAAAGTAATACCGATGGCAGCGATTTTTGTTTTATGGTCTTAGAACCCAACGCCGCCTCTTTGAATTATGCTACTTTCTTTGGTTCGCCTATGGCAGCAGAACACGTAGATGGCGGAACGAGCCGTTTTGACAAAGAAGGTGTAATATATCAGGCGGTGTGCGCTGCTTGCGGTGGCAATAATTTCCCGACAACTCCGGGCGTGTGGTCTCCCGAAAACGGCAGCCCTAACTGTAATATGGGTGCTATCAAATTTGCCTTTGAACCTAATTTGGTAACAGCAGATTTTATTGTTCCCGAAACAGGCTGCGCCCCCGAAACGCTGACCTTTGAAAATACCAGCACCGAAGCGGTGGGCTATTTTTGGGATTTTGGCAACGGCATCACTTCTACTGATACCAACCCTACTGTTACTTACGAAGCCGAAGGCACTTATTTAGTAACGCTTATCGCCTCTAACCCTGATGCCTGCAACCTCAACGATACCATCACCAAAACCGTTACGCTGATAGGCGGCAATGCCGATGCTTATTTTTCTGACGGTAATTTCTGCTACGGCGATGATGTATATACTGCATTTACACCCAATACGCCCGGTGGTACTTGGTCTTCTGAGGGTATTAATATTGACCCTGTGACGGGTTATTTTACCATAGATGGTTTAGAACCCGGTAATTATTATGTTACTTATACGGTGGGGCAAGGTGATTGTGCGACTTCTTTTACCCAAAAAGTAAAAATTTTCCCTCTCCCCGACCCTGCTTTTACTACTTCTATGAATGTATATTGCTCCAATGATACTGAAATCGGTATTTCGGCAGTGAGCTTGGGTGGGCAATACAATGTAGCCGTAAACGGACAACCTTATTATAATACGCAGGAAAACAGTGTGGTTATTAGCGGTATGCCTTTGAACCAATATGCAAATACCATTACGATTGAACATATTGTATTTGGCGATTTTGCCTGTGTGCAATATGCCACGCAAAATGTGACGGTATATAATGCCCCCGAAATATATGTGGGTATAGGTGATTGTATAGATGACGGCAGTGGCAATATTCCGGTGACGTTTAATTTGAGCGGATTTACTACTCAAAGCACCGGCACAATTACGGTGATGAACAATAGCGGTGTTTTTGTACAATTATCGGCGGCTAATCCGAGTGCTACTATCAATATGTTGGGTGATGGTATGGTGCATACGGTGACTGTAAGCGACAGCGAAAGCGGTTGTTTATCACAATTTACCTTTGGTTTGCCATATTGCGACCCCTGCGATGCCGAAGCAGGTACAATGCCGGCATCTATTCAGTATATTTGTGATGGCGGCACGGCGCAGTCTGCCGTTATTGTCGGAACACCCGTATTAGAAGAAGATGATGCTTTGATGTACATTATACATTCTACGGCTGATGCTTCGGCGGGTACTATTTTTGCCTCCAATAGCACAGGTGTTTTTACGGCTTCCGATGTGCCTTCGCGCAATACCATTTATTATATTTCGGCGGTGGCGGGTAATGCTATCGGCAATGGAATGGTGGATTTGAATGATAATTGTACTCAAATTGCAGCAGGAACACCGGTGGTATTTTTAGAGCCTATCGTTATTTATCATAGTATAGAGTGTTTGAATGATTTGGGAGAATTTCAGGTGTTTGCAGGTATTACGGGCGGCTTGCCTGAATACCTATGGTGGCAAGCGCAGGACGGCTACTATATTATAGAAGGCGACTATAATGATGATGCTTCTATTTCGTATGCCGAACAATTTTTTGGTAAATACTTTCCCTGA
- the dprA gene encoding DNA-protecting protein DprA, whose protein sequence is MAFSDLLQATAALTFIPGIGDTTAKLLISYCGGAAEVFRASKRDLLRINGIGESTADSLLLHKNNALHRAEQELTFAEKNAIQVLPFNDKSYPYRLKNCPDSPLLLYYKGTADLQAQRMVAIVGTRRPSDYGREWCVQLLQDLVPYHTCIVSGLAYGIDQTAHSAAVKNQIPTIGVLAHGLDRLYPAAHKNLAQKMLENGGLLSDFPSQTQPDRENFPQRNRIIAGMCDLTIVVETALKGGSMITAYYAQEYNRDVAALCGRSTDIASQGCNLLIKKNIAALVENAEDIANLMMWEKDDLSSASKHTIQRPLFVDLGDEEKAIAEALQQENDTSLHIDVLAARLQWSSSTLAAKLLGMELLGLIKRMPGNLVRWVR, encoded by the coding sequence ATGGCTTTTTCCGACTTGTTGCAGGCTACTGCGGCTCTTACTTTCATACCCGGCATCGGCGATACCACCGCCAAACTCCTCATCAGCTATTGCGGCGGTGCTGCCGAAGTATTCCGTGCCTCCAAACGCGACCTGCTCCGCATCAATGGCATTGGCGAAAGCACCGCCGACAGTTTGCTCCTCCACAAAAACAATGCCCTGCACCGCGCCGAACAAGAACTGACCTTTGCCGAAAAAAACGCCATTCAAGTATTGCCTTTCAACGATAAGAGCTATCCCTACCGCCTCAAAAATTGCCCCGACAGCCCTTTGTTGCTCTATTATAAAGGCACTGCCGACCTGCAAGCGCAGCGTATGGTAGCTATTGTGGGTACGCGCCGTCCCAGCGATTACGGGCGCGAGTGGTGTGTGCAGTTGCTACAAGATTTAGTGCCTTATCATACCTGCATTGTAAGTGGTTTGGCGTATGGCATTGACCAGACAGCGCATAGTGCCGCCGTAAAAAACCAAATTCCCACTATCGGTGTACTGGCACACGGCTTAGACCGCCTCTATCCGGCGGCGCATAAAAATCTCGCTCAAAAAATGCTCGAAAATGGCGGTTTATTGAGCGATTTTCCCAGCCAAACCCAACCCGATCGCGAAAATTTTCCGCAGCGCAATCGTATTATTGCCGGTATGTGCGACCTCACTATCGTGGTAGAAACCGCTCTCAAAGGCGGCTCTATGATTACGGCATATTACGCACAAGAATACAACCGTGATGTGGCGGCACTCTGCGGCAGAAGCACGGATATTGCTTCGCAAGGCTGCAATTTGCTGATAAAAAAGAACATAGCAGCATTGGTAGAAAATGCCGAAGATATTGCTAACCTGATGATGTGGGAAAAAGATGACCTTTCTTCCGCATCAAAGCATACTATTCAGCGACCGCTTTTTGTGGATTTAGGAGATGAAGAAAAAGCCATTGCCGAGGCTCTCCAACAAGAAAACGACACCTCCCTGCATATCGATGTACTCGCTGCCCGACTTCAATGGAGCAGTAGCACATTGGCAGCAAAATTATTGGGAATGGAATTGTTGGGATTAATAAAAAGAATGCCCGGAAATTTGGTTCGTTGGGTACGATGA
- a CDS encoding zinc metallopeptidase encodes MMYWLIIGVSMAASAFVSYMLKKRFQEYSQMPLSSGMTGAEVAEKMLRDYGVNDVRVISVPGQLTDHYNPMDKTVNLSDWVYAQRTIAAAAVAAHECGHAVQHATAYSMLGLRSKIVPMVNVSSRLSQFAIMAGIALYAGAKIPWVLMLGVALFAVTTLFAFITLPVEFDASRRALVWIKSAGIADGEEQQQAFTALKWAASTYVVAALASLAQLLYYASFLLRGNNRE; translated from the coding sequence ATGATGTATTGGCTGATTATCGGCGTATCTATGGCGGCGAGTGCTTTTGTGAGTTATATGCTGAAAAAAAGATTTCAGGAATATTCGCAAATGCCTCTGAGTTCGGGAATGACCGGTGCTGAAGTAGCAGAGAAAATGCTGCGCGATTATGGTGTAAATGATGTACGCGTAATTTCAGTACCCGGACAACTGACCGACCACTACAATCCGATGGACAAAACCGTAAATCTGAGCGACTGGGTATATGCACAACGCACCATTGCGGCGGCGGCGGTAGCAGCACACGAATGCGGACACGCCGTACAACACGCCACAGCCTATTCTATGTTGGGCTTGCGCTCCAAAATTGTACCGATGGTAAATGTCAGTTCCAGATTATCACAATTTGCGATAATGGCAGGTATTGCATTATATGCAGGTGCAAAAATTCCTTGGGTATTGATGTTGGGTGTGGCTTTATTTGCCGTTACCACTTTGTTTGCTTTTATCACTTTGCCTGTAGAATTTGATGCCAGCCGTCGCGCCTTAGTATGGATTAAGAGTGCAGGTATTGCCGATGGCGAAGAACAACAACAAGCCTTTACTGCTTTGAAATGGGCGGCATCTACTTATGTAGTGGCGGCTTTGGCTTCATTGGCTCAGTTGCTGTATTATGCTTCTTTCTTGTTGAGAGGCAACAACAGAGAATAA
- a CDS encoding glycosyltransferase family 2 protein gives MKVSGFTFVRNALLYDYPVVESIRSMLPLCDEVIVNVGKSEDDTLRLIENIASPKIKIIHSVWDDSLRQGGQVLAQETDKALAAIVPDSRWAIYLQADEVLHESDYPVIRQAMQHYSEHTDIEALLLNYHHFYGSYDYVGTARRWYRREIRVLRYNGEVRSFGDAQGFRKNGQKVKAALIPAAVYHYGWVKNPQKQQAKIKNFNRLWHSDTWIQRNVAAQFTYSEVDDLLKFTGTAPAVMQARIAAQDWHFDYQPAQYKHGNSWKDRLLYRLEQLTGYRFFEYKNYILAEKFYPSDTSTKF, from the coding sequence GTGAAAGTAAGCGGTTTTACCTTTGTGCGCAATGCGCTTCTATATGATTATCCGGTGGTAGAATCTATCCGGTCTATGCTGCCGCTCTGCGATGAGGTCATTGTAAATGTAGGTAAGTCGGAAGATGATACTTTGCGCTTGATAGAAAATATTGCTTCGCCAAAAATAAAAATTATACATTCGGTGTGGGACGACAGTTTGCGGCAGGGCGGACAAGTATTGGCACAGGAAACCGACAAAGCATTGGCGGCAATAGTTCCCGACAGTCGGTGGGCAATTTATTTGCAAGCAGATGAAGTATTGCACGAGTCCGATTATCCCGTTATACGTCAGGCAATGCAGCATTATTCGGAACACACCGATATAGAAGCTCTGTTGTTGAATTATCACCATTTTTACGGCAGCTATGATTATGTGGGCACGGCACGGCGTTGGTATCGCCGCGAAATTCGAGTGCTGCGTTATAATGGAGAAGTGCGCTCTTTCGGTGATGCGCAGGGGTTTCGTAAAAATGGACAAAAAGTAAAAGCTGCATTAATTCCGGCGGCGGTGTATCATTATGGGTGGGTAAAAAATCCTCAGAAACAACAAGCCAAAATCAAAAATTTCAATCGCCTTTGGCACAGCGATACTTGGATACAGCGCAATGTCGCCGCCCAATTTACCTACTCCGAAGTAGATGATTTATTGAAATTCACAGGTACAGCTCCCGCCGTGATGCAAGCGCGTATAGCCGCACAGGACTGGCATTTTGATTATCAACCTGCACAGTATAAGCACGGAAACTCATGGAAAGACCGCCTGCTGTATCGATTGGAGCAACTGACGGGCTACCGCTTTTTTGAATATAAAAATTATATATTGGCAGAAAAATTTTATCCTTCGGATACTTCAACAAAATTTTAA
- a CDS encoding T9SS type A sorting domain-containing protein translates to MPNNFLVNTFPDGSTYTIAVSDQAGCAADNVAQEIVACYKLAVDLLYFEGTVRSDANVLSWASATESGKNEYILTRSFDGVAFKEIARINGTENSNATQHYTFEDKDLKKGTIYYQLLIRDESGQETASRIVTLYRQPETFQLLSVSPVPVNDVLTVVLESVADETVRIQVSNIEGKILSIQQAEAHSGENTFTLDMSQLSAGVYWLEVGDAQQTLHQRFIKR, encoded by the coding sequence ATGCCGAACAATTTTTTGGTAAATACTTTCCCTGACGGCTCTACTTATACTATTGCAGTATCTGACCAAGCGGGTTGTGCGGCTGATAATGTAGCACAGGAGATAGTGGCTTGTTATAAATTAGCAGTGGATTTGTTGTATTTTGAAGGAACTGTGCGCAGCGATGCTAATGTACTTTCGTGGGCAAGTGCCACCGAAAGCGGCAAAAACGAATATATCCTCACGCGCTCTTTTGATGGCGTAGCGTTTAAAGAGATTGCCCGTATCAATGGCACTGAAAACAGCAATGCCACCCAACACTATACCTTTGAAGATAAAGACCTTAAAAAAGGAACTATTTACTATCAATTATTGATACGCGATGAAAGCGGACAAGAAACGGCTTCGCGCATAGTGACGCTCTATCGCCAACCCGAAACATTCCAATTGTTGAGCGTATCTCCTGTTCCGGTAAATGATGTATTGACAGTGGTGTTGGAAAGCGTTGCTGACGAAACTGTACGCATACAGGTTAGCAATATAGAAGGAAAAATATTGAGCATACAACAGGCAGAAGCCCATAGCGGCGAAAATACTTTCACTTTGGATATGAGTCAGTTGTCGGCAGGGGTATATTGGTTAGAGGTTGGTGATGCACAACAAACTTTGCATCAACGTTTTATTAAACGCTAA
- a CDS encoding winged helix-turn-helix transcriptional regulator: MGASKTEHFTESQNRVANIAKALGHPARIAIIEYLLSVDTCICGDIVNELPLAQPTVSQHLRELKNANIIKGNIEGNAICYCVDENTLQQLQEYITQLYEQILNRKKCC, translated from the coding sequence ATGGGCGCAAGCAAAACTGAACATTTTACCGAAAGCCAAAACCGTGTAGCCAATATTGCCAAAGCACTCGGACACCCTGCCCGCATTGCCATTATTGAGTATTTGCTCAGTGTGGATACTTGCATTTGCGGCGATATTGTAAACGAATTGCCTTTGGCGCAGCCTACCGTGTCGCAGCATTTGCGGGAGCTTAAAAATGCGAACATCATTAAAGGAAATATTGAAGGCAATGCTATTTGTTATTGTGTAGATGAAAATACCTTGCAACAATTGCAGGAGTATATAACACAATTATATGAGCAAATTTTAAACAGAAAAAAATGTTGTTAA